A single Acropora palmata chromosome 5, jaAcrPala1.3, whole genome shotgun sequence DNA region contains:
- the LOC141882003 gene encoding testis-expressed protein 10-like codes for MPKNRRKKKLKEKDFQKVKFKVGKKIQPAQNATDTSFKSRAIFIPSQLSQTTEPTNQRNQNLKDLLAQVSHYSATSRQDALVGLKDLFHCHENLLHENLGIVIKRVAEKMTDSEPSVRQSLLLFLCSIFPMVPQEKMAPFSPLIIAHLSCAMTHIYDDIQHDSLGFLELCLQCFPSLMVTSSSQLINNFIGMISHQDTLRPQRFKGLQGLSRTILSVNPKGKLSSLRSRLKVLQQLHAFLKAMESLSNSGSSEMTFSSTGNSDVSSAKPVFKFSKLQPTQVQVLQHSVNEPKLSHVSFGNTSFSSSSRKVEIELNILTDEKQTKNLMETIVPLLLECWVECNPTQMTSLPDNIVSSSAIDVMLAIAETLKIIFAAAQRNQKNFTCTTESSTVKSLQEIYVKDLSTHIMAFFPFRLNHAQAVNKRKRKSGNAFRKAESENSDALALVLNLTVCEIMLQFLGTDMTLQSNFQSSSELLKEFVLDYLEINAKGGVKSQIIQADHVEKLVVFAYKIIVQYCLFPPQAPDQVNELLEAAFLLYQSSRAVCGTKKVLMSFFASLAFHENSAVSRHEEVQRVVHKWLQGLPHLLLQLKDDSPALTEHVLGILKKALMQSFLKADREVSSCLWVFFSKDKGPFRGLSQSVQRLAIELLFHLASIDMKLLQVLVSCCQDEAGVNISVIEYIVQVLYYRSPCYQGHLSYPVAFSLPLFLGALFSIAIGFSQHKLQKFQKTTNQGKTFKFVELKGCSYVILEEKAQAEAKDVASSSNQKSPAHKAWDNHQIKLQVVCQCFKQSRQSSDLFKFMTSAFETFLKEFKVLPVAAAHSFLSILKCLVELSADSESQKLPSQSLSNLAQLSLVCLKHSTVFEGYSGDFSSGAAEMETHLFEAVVEFLLTWKAVANGVLSLLLRILSDHSEELLRQDFAVILTKLLCSKARKVFLQWPDIVKPIVSRILLTADSAAPLKQCFADLKYQFSLFQIDCGSNG; via the exons ATGCcaaaaaacagaagaaagaaaaaactcaaGGAAAAGGATTTCCAGAAAGTGAAATTTAAAGTTGGAAAAAAGATACAACCTGCACAGAATGCGACGGACACATCATTCAAATCCAGGGCAATTTTTATCCCTTCTCAGTTGAGTCAAACCACGGAGCCAACTAATCAAAGAAACCAGAATCTAAAG GATTTACTCGCACAAGTTAGTCATTACAGTGCAACATCAAGACAAGATGCCTTGGTTGGCCTGAAAGATCTCTTCCATTGCCATGAGAATCTGCTTCATGAAAATCTTGGTATTGTTATCAAAAGGGTGGCAGAGAAAATGACAGACAGTGAACCCTCTGTCAGGCAGTCACTTCTTCTATTCCTTTGCTCCATTTTCCCAATGGTTCCACAGGAAAAGATGGCTCCATTCTCACCACTGATCATAGCTCATTTGAGTTGTGCCATGACACATATTTATGATGACATTCAACATGATTCGTTGGGGTTTTTAGAATTGTGTCTTCAGTGCTTTCCTAGTTTAATGGTGACAAGCTCATCTCAACTGATCAACAACTTCATTGGTATGATTTCACATCAGGATACTTTACGACCACAAAGGTTCAAGGGTTTGCAAGGTTTATCTAGAACAATACTTTCTGTGAATCCCAAAGGAAAGCTTTCTTCTCTGAGGTCACGTCTGAAAGTACTGCAGCAGTTGCATGCATTTTTGAAAGCTATGGAGTCCTTGTCAAACAGTGGCAGCAGTGAAATGACTTTTTCTTCAACAGGCAACAGTGATGTATCATCGGCAAAGCCAGTCTTTAAATTCAGTAAGCTTCAACCAACTCAGGTTCAAGTATTGCAACATTCAGTCAACGAACCAAAGTTATCACATGTTTCCTTTGGTAACACctcattttcatcatcatctcGGAAAgtggaaattgaattgaacatATTGACTGATGAAAAACAGACCAAAAATCTCATGGAGACCATTGTGCCGTTGTTGCTGGAATGCTGGGTTGAATGCAACCCAACACAAATGACAAGTCTGCCAGACAATATTGTATCGTCGTCTGCCATTGATGTAATGCTTGCCATAGCAGAAACTCTGAAAATCATCTTTGCTGCAGCCCAGAGAAATCAAAAGAATTTCACTTGCACCACAGAAAGCTCTACAGTAAAATCTTTGCAGGAGATTTATGTAAAAGATCTTAGCACACATATAATGGCCTTCTTTCCATTTAGACTAAATCATGCTCAGGCAGTtaacaaacgaaaaagaaaatccgGGAATGCTTTCCGGAAAGCTGAAAGTGAGAACAGTGATGCCTTAGCATTGGTTTTGAACCTCACTGTCTGTGAAATTATGCTGCAATTTTTAGGGACTGACATGACATTGCAGAGCAATTTCCAAAGTTCATCTGAGTTATTAAAAGAGTTTGTGTTGGATTATTTGGAGATAAATGCTAAAGGAGGTGTAAAGAGTCAGATAATACAAGCAGATCATGTGGAGAAACTTGTGGTGTTTGCATACAAGATCATAGTTCAATATTGCTTGTTTCCACctcaag CCCCTGACCAGGTAAATGAGCTCCTGGAAGCTGCATTTCTCCTGTACCAGTCAAGCCGTGCTGTCTGTGGGACCAAGAAGGTGCTGATGTCATTTTTTGCCAGCCTTGCTTTCCATGAGAATTCTGCTGTCTCCAG ACATGAAGAAGTGCAAAGAGTAGTCCACAAATGGTTGCAAGGCCTGCCTCATTTGTTGCTGCAATTGAAAGATGACAGTCCAGCTCTGACTGAACATGTCCTTGGCATTTTGAAGAAAGCTCTGATGCAAAGTTTCTTGAAAGCAGATAGAGAGGTGTCTTCATGTCTGTGGGTGTTTTTCT CTAAAGATAAAGGCCCATTTCGTGGACTGAGTCAGTCAGTGCAGAGGTTGGCAATTGAGTTGCTGTTTCACCTTGCATCAATTGACATGAAATTGTTGCAAGTTCTTGTTTCCTGTTGCCAAGATGAAGCTGGTGTGAATATATCAGTGATCGAGTACATTGTTCAAGTATTGTATTACAG GTCACCTTGCTACCAAGGGCATTTGTCTTATCCAGTTGCCTTTTCGTTGCCATTGTTTCTTGGTGCTCTTTTCAGCATAGCAATAG GGTTCTCCCAACACAAGCTACAAAAGTTTCAAAAGACAACAAACCAGGGAAAAACTTTTAAGTTCGTAGAACTCAA GGGATGCAGTTATGTCATTCTGGAGGAAAAAGCACAG GCTGAAGCAAAGGATGTCGCATCATCGTCGAACCAGAAAAGCCCTGCACACAAAGCATGGGATAATCATCAAATCAAACTACAG GTGGTGTGTCAGTGCTTCAAGCAAAGTCGACAGTCCAGTGACCTGTTCAAGTTTATGACCTCagcatttgaaacatttttg AAAGAGTTTAAAGTTCTGCCTGTTGCTGCAGCACACAGCTTCTTGTCCATTCTAAAATG CTTGGTAGAATTGTCCGCGGACTCGGAAAGTCAAAAATTACCTTCCCAGTCGCTGTCTAACCTTGCCCAGCTCTCGCTGGTTTGTTTAAAACACTCCACCGTGTTTGAAGGTTATTCTGGAGATTTCAGCAGTGGTGCCGCGGAAATGGAAACACACCTCTTTGAAGCAGTTGTTGAGTTTCTGCTCACCTGGAAAGCAGTCGCAAATGGCGTATTATCTCTCCTTCTGCGCATTCTATCAG ACCACTCAGAAGAGCTATTGAGACAAGACTTTGCCGTCATACTCACTAAATTGCTTTGTTCTAAAGCAAGAAAAGTTTTCCTTCAGTGGCCAGATATTGTTAAGCCAATTGTATCTCGTATTTTG ctcACAGCGGATTCAGCAGCACCTCTCAAGCAATGCTTCGCTGATCTCAAGTaccagttttctttgttccaaATCGATTGCGGTTCAAATGGATGA